The following proteins are co-located in the Fluviicola sp. genome:
- a CDS encoding Crp/Fnr family transcriptional regulator: protein MTEDLIKAFRSLAALSQSDADLITQLFKEKTIKKGAYFLTEGQICKHAGFIVQGLMRYYINHEGEDRTYAFASENNFVCNYESFIPKTPSLKNIQALEDCRILQISYDDLQLFYKQVEQGEYLGRVIIEQVFIQTLQDLSSFYTDSPEYRYEKFIRNHPDLQQRISQYHIASYVGVKPQSLSRIRKRISTSHD from the coding sequence ATGACAGAAGATTTAATAAAAGCTTTTCGATCGCTGGCAGCACTCAGCCAAAGCGATGCAGATCTTATTACTCAGCTTTTCAAAGAAAAGACGATCAAAAAAGGAGCGTACTTTTTGACGGAAGGACAGATCTGTAAGCACGCAGGCTTTATTGTACAGGGTTTGATGCGGTATTACATCAACCACGAAGGAGAAGACAGAACGTATGCGTTTGCATCTGAAAATAATTTCGTTTGCAACTACGAAAGTTTCATACCGAAAACACCTTCCTTAAAAAACATCCAGGCACTGGAAGATTGCCGGATCCTGCAAATTTCCTACGATGATCTTCAATTGTTCTATAAACAGGTAGAGCAAGGCGAGTATCTTGGAAGAGTCATCATTGAACAGGTGTTTATTCAGACGCTGCAAGACCTGAGTTCGTTTTATACCGATTCGCCTGAATACCGGTACGAAAAATTTATCAGGAACCATCCGGATTTGCAGCAGCGGATCTCCCAATACCACATTGCATCATATGTAGGTGTGAAACCACAATCTCTTAGCCGTATCCGCAAAAGAATTTCCACGTCCCATGATTAA
- a CDS encoding DUF4267 domain-containing protein — protein MTRKIAISFAVLVGLGMIFLGARFLLSPEAAEAGFGIRFNDRGDYSFHYTKGIRDIFSGVVLCLLILTKQIKALGITLLVGTIIPVIDVLIVWSKDYTGIAEAMPHISAIIICLVSGILLLISKPSNQSL, from the coding sequence ATGACACGAAAAATTGCAATCTCGTTCGCAGTCCTGGTAGGTTTGGGAATGATTTTCTTAGGAGCAAGATTTCTCCTTTCGCCGGAAGCAGCCGAGGCAGGCTTCGGTATCCGGTTTAATGACCGGGGCGACTATTCCTTCCATTACACCAAAGGTATCCGTGATATTTTCTCCGGTGTTGTTTTATGCCTGCTGATACTCACAAAACAAATCAAAGCATTAGGAATAACGCTGCTGGTTGGAACTATTATCCCGGTTATTGATGTGCTGATTGTGTGGAGCAAGGATTACACCGGGATTGCAGAGGCAATGCCACATATCTCTGCTATTATTATTTGCCTGGTAAGCGGCATTCTTTTACTGATTTCAAAACCTTCCAATCAATCATTATGA